In one Roseburia intestinalis L1-82 genomic region, the following are encoded:
- a CDS encoding MltG/YceG/YrrL family protein: MKLKYYLRGLGIGIIVTTIILVSCFSMQKPKMTDEQIIEKAAQLGMIMPEQNSAVIAETETTEPEETEQKNEQQIAAEKLQQETETQMEVPKEPETETPQESVVSDTENAENAEQTQQEPFTLVVNRGDVCRTMCENLAANGVIDDSEGLRKYLSEVGYASFISAGTYQIPYHASYEEITNILKAGPMEQQQQ; encoded by the coding sequence GTGAAACTAAAATATTATTTAAGAGGACTTGGCATAGGTATTATTGTCACAACGATCATTCTGGTAAGTTGTTTTTCGATGCAGAAGCCTAAAATGACGGATGAACAGATTATAGAAAAGGCTGCACAGCTTGGTATGATTATGCCGGAACAGAATAGTGCGGTAATTGCAGAAACAGAAACCACGGAACCGGAAGAGACGGAGCAAAAAAACGAACAGCAGATAGCTGCTGAGAAATTACAGCAGGAGACAGAAACACAGATGGAAGTGCCGAAGGAACCGGAAACAGAAACTCCGCAGGAGTCTGTGGTATCGGATACTGAAAATGCAGAAAACGCGGAACAGACACAGCAGGAACCGTTTACATTGGTTGTAAACCGTGGGGATGTGTGCAGAACAATGTGCGAAAATCTTGCAGCCAATGGTGTGATCGATGATTCGGAAGGACTGCGAAAATATTTAAGTGAGGTTGGTTATGCTTCCTTTATCAGTGCTGGAACCTACCAGATTCCATATCATGCATCTTATGAAGAAATTACAAATATTTTAAAAGCCGGTCCAATGGAACAACAGCAGCAATAA